From one Esox lucius isolate fEsoLuc1 chromosome 11, fEsoLuc1.pri, whole genome shotgun sequence genomic stretch:
- the fmnl1a gene encoding formin-like protein 1, translated as MGNAAGGMEQSEGREAKPSVGSGMGLSDPPPTLQKKQPAPPKLPMPPEEELEERFNVVLSNMNLPPDKLKLLSQYDNDKKWELVCDQERFQVKNPPSTYLTKIKSFYQDQGKFSHRSKRRVQESTQVLRELEISLRTNHIGWAQEFLSEENQGLDVLVDYLSYAQSDAPFDLESAENGSTLSDRGKPEQKSIEDLNKSAGNSPSHGMTRAARALTVRITSLTHIRRTQKSSRLANQRDDVHVCIMCLRAIMNYQSGFNQVMTHPRCVNEITLSLNNRNPRTRALVLELLAAVCLVRGGHDIILAAFDNFKEVSGEKNRFEKLMEYFSNDDSNIDFMVACMQFINIVVHSVENMNFRVHLQYEFTQHGLDQYLETLKLTESEKLQVQIQAYLDNVFDVGALLEDAENKGGVMEHVDQLQDHNTQLSARLQEIENEYAERMAELEKQLLQATKETELLKDSLRVSCSQVSSLQQREREREMNQERERDRERLSQPSSELELKVQELQERGLVRLGRTPSGALDLQVVPITIVEYVAAPVSEPQPRPGGTADLGPVVTAVTTPSAVPPPPPPPPPGPGGPAPPPPPPPPPPPPPPGSGGPPPPPPPPPPGGGPPPPPPPPGAGPPPPPGAPPPPGGPPAGDSQAGGKSRKPIQTKFRMPLLNWQALKPNQVTGTVFNELDDEQVLKELNMEAFEEQFKTKAQGPPAALSTMKVKVAQKVPSKVSLIEGNKAKNLAITLRKGGRSPADICKAIETYDQNALGLDFLELLERFVPSDFELKLLQNYEKEGRPLDELSEEDRFMMRFGKIPRLAQRISTLTFMGNFPESVKRVQPQLNSIIAASMSIKSSPKLKKMLEIILAFGNYMNSSKRGAAYGFRLQSLDLLLDTKSTDRSQSLLHFISNIINDKYPELNNFHSELHFVDKAGLVSLDSILQEIRSLERGMEVAKKEFLVQDDNVVLKEFVKTNSEQLDSLIKDSKKAQEAYGSVVEYFGENPKTTQPSMFFPLFVRFIKAYKQAEQDNEQKKKLEAQISENQSDSPSPRKKELPGSKSPMGPMMPKMDLIAELKKRQVKPQVKDGALEDIITDLRNSPFRATDGRRPAQRQDS; from the exons ATGGGGAATGCGGCGGGGGGCATGGAGCAGTCAGAGGGCCGGGAGGCCAAGCCCTCCGTGGGGTCCGGAATGGGCCTTAGTGACCCCCCCCCGACCCTGCAGAAGAAACAGCCTGCTCCCCCTAAGCTGCCAATGCCCCCAGAGGAGGAACTGGAAGAACGCTTCAACGTGGTTCTG AGCAACATGAACTTGCCTCCTGACAAATTGAAGCTGTTGAGTCAGTATGACAATGACAAGAAGTGGGAGCTTGTCTGTGATCAG GAGCGCTTCCAGGTCAAGAACCCTCCCTCTACCTATCTGACCAAAATCAAGAGCTTCTACCAGGACCAAGGAAAGTTCTCCCATAGG TCCAAGAGGCGGGTCCAGGAGTCCACTCAGGTACTGAGAGAGCTTGAGATCTCCCTCCGCACCAATCACATTGG ATGGGCCCAGGAGTTTCTCAGTGAGGAGAACCAGGGTTTAGACGTCCTGGTGGACTACCTGTCCTATGCCCAGAGCGATGCCCC GTTTGACCTGGAGAGTGCTGAGAATGGTAGCACACTATCTGACAGAGGCAAGCCGGAGCAGAAGTCCATCGAGGATCTTAATAAGAGTGCGGGTAACTCCCCCTCCCACGGCATGACCAGAGCAGCCCGGGCCCTGACCGTACG GATCACCTCTCTGACCCATATCAGGAGGACTCAAAAGAGCTCCCGATTGGCCAATCAGAGGGATGACGTCCATGTTTGCATCATGTGTCTACGTGCGATCATGAACTACCAG TCTGGCTTCAACCAAGTGATGACACACCCACGCTGTGTAAATGAAATCACTCTCAGTCTCAACAACAGGAACCCCAG GACCAGAGCCTTGGTATTAGAGCTGTTGGCGGCTGTCTGTCTTGTGAGGGGGGGTCATGACATCATTCTTGCTGCCTTTGACAACTTCAAAGAG GTGAGTGGAGAGAAGAACCGCTTTGAGAAGCTGATGGAGTACTTCAGCAACGATGACAGCAACATTGACTTCATG GTGGCCTGCATGCAGTTTATAAACATTGTGGTCCATTCGGTGGAGAATATGAACTTCCGAGTCCATCTGCAGTATGAGTTCACTCAACATGGGCTGGACCAGTACCTGGAG ACCCTTAAACTCACGGAGAGTGAGAAGCTCCAGGTGCAGATCCAGGCCTACCTGGACAACGTGTTTGACGTGGGGGCTCTGCTGGAGGACGCCGAGAACAAGGGCGGGGTGATGGAGCACGTGGACCAACTGCAGGATCACAACACGCAG ctgaGTGCCAGGCTGCAGGAGATAGAGAATGAATATGCTGAGAGGATGGCTGAACTGGAGAAACAGCTTCTTCAGGCCACCAAGGAGACTGAGCTGCTCAAG GATAGCCTCCGGGTCTCCTGTTCCCAGGTCAGTTCTCTgcagcagagggagagggagagggagatgaaccaggagagggagagggaccgAGAGCGTCTGAGCCAGCCCTCCTCCGAGCTGGAACTGAAAGTGCAGGAGTTGCAGGAGCGCGGCCTGGTACGCCTGGGACGCACCCCCTCTGGGGCCCTGGACTTGCAGGTGGTCCCTATCACCATCGTGGAGTACGTGGCTGCCCCGGTCTCTGAGCCCCAGCCCCGCCCTGGTGGAACCGCAGACCTTGGCCCGGTGGTCACCGCTGTCACCACACCTTCTGCTGTTCCTCCTCCTCCGCCGCCTCCACCTCCGGGGCCCGGTGGACCTGCTCCGCCACCCCCGCCACCcccgccacctcctcctccaccgcCTGGCTCTGGTggtccacctccccctcctcctccccctccccccgggGGAGGTCCACCgccacctcctcccccacctggaGCGGgacccccacctccacctggaGCCCCACCTCCACCCGGAGGCCCACCTGCCGGAGACAGCCAAGCCG gaGGGAAAAGCAGGAAGCCCATCCAGACTAAGTTCCGGATGCCGTTGCTCAACTGGCAGGCGCTGAAGCCCAACCAGGTGACGGGCACAGTGTTCAACGAGCTGGACGATGAGCAGGTCCTAAAG GAGCTGAACATGGAGGCTTTTGAGGAGCAGTTTAAGACCAAGGCCCAGGGCCCACCGGCAGCCCTGTCCACTATGAAGGTCAAGGTGGCCCAAAAGGTCCCTAGCAAAGTCAGCCTGATCGAAGGCAACAAGGCCAAGAACCTGGCTATCACGCTACGCAAGGGAGGCAGAAGCCCCGCTGACATCTGCAAAGCTATAGAGAC GTATGACCAGAATGCGTTAGGGCTGGACTTCCTGGAGCTGCTGGAGCGCTTCGTCCCATCAGACTTTGAGCTGAAGCTCCTCCAGAACTATGAGAAGGAGGGCCGTCCGCTGGATGAACTGTCTGAAGAGGACCGTTTCATGATGCGCTTTGGGAAAATCCCCCGTTTGGCTCAGCGAATTAGCACCCTCACCTTCATGGGCAACTTCCCAGAGAGTGTCAAACGTGTGCAGCCG CAACTGAACTCCATAATTGCAGCATCTATGTCCATAAAGTCCTCACCCAAGCTGAAAAAGATGTTAGAG ATCATCCTGGCCTTTGGAAATTACATGAACAGCAGTAAGAGAGGTGCAGCCTACGGCTTCCGGCTTCAGAGCCTGGACTTG CTGCTTGATACCAAGTCTACAGACCGCTCCCAGTCTCTGCTGCACTTCATCTCCAACATCATTAACGATAAATATCCTGAACTGAACAACTTCCACTCAGAGCTGCACTTTGTGGACAAGGCTGGCCTCG tgtctcTGGACAGTATTCTGCAGGAAATCCGATCTCTGGAGAGGGGAATGGAGGTGGCCAAGAAAGAGTTCCTAGTCCAGGATGACAACGTGGTGCTGAAGGAGTTTGTCAAGACCAACAGTGAACAACTGGACTCTTTAATCAAAGACAGCAAGAAAGCTCAG GAGGCATATGGCTCTGTGGTGGAATATTTTGGAGAAAACCCCAAGACAACACAACCATCCATGTTCTTCCCTTTGTTCGTCCGCTTCATAAAAGCCTATAAG CAAGCAGAGCAGGACAACGAACAGAAGAAGAAACTAGAGGCTCAGATCAGTGAGAACCAATCCGACTCTCCGTCCCCTAGGAAGAAAGAGCTCCCGGGAAGCAAG TCTCCCATGGGGCCTATGATGCCCAAAATGGATCTGATAGCAGAGCTGAAGAAAAGGCAGGTGAAGCCCCAGGTGAAGGACGGGGCACTGGAGGACATCATCACAG
- the mlx gene encoding max-like protein X: MTDPTASPEDHWNKNDGAFSDNGFDPSFFAENVRKGTVVSRANSIGSTSASSVPNTDDEDSDYKESYKDRRRQAHTQAEQKRRDAIKKGYDDLQAIVPTCQQQSEFAVGTQKISKATVLQKTIDYIQFLHKEKKKQEEEVSMLRKEVMALKIMKTNYEHIVKAHQNNPQQGDEQVSDQVKFSVFQNIMDSLFQSFSSSVSVASFQELSACVFSWIEEYCKPQTLREFVVGVLRQLNSQLY; this comes from the exons ATGACGGACCCGACAGCATCGCCGGAGGATCACTGGAACAAA AACGATGGGGCTTTTAGTGACAATGGATTTGACCCCA GTTTCTTTGCTGAGAATGTCAGAAAGGGTACCGTGGTCTCCAGGGCCAACAGCATTGGATCCACAAGTGCCTCATCAGTACCAAATACAG atgacGAAGACAGCGACTACAAGGAGTCCTACAAAGACCGGCGgagacaggcgcacacacaggcagagcAGAAGCGACGGGACGCTATCAAG AAAGGCTATGATGACCTGCAGGCCATAGTTCCCACCTGCCAGCAGCAGTCTGAGTTTGCTGTGGGCACACAGAAGATCAGCAAGGCCACAGTGCTGCAGAAAA CCATCGACTACATCCAGTTTCTGCATAAGGAGAAGAAGAAGCAGGAGGAGGAAGTGTCCATGCTGAGGAAGGAAGTAATGGCGCTGAAGATCATGAAAAC GAACTATGAGCACATCGTGAAGGCCCATCAGAACAACCCTCAGCAGGGGGACGAACAGGTGTCGGACCAGGTCAAGTTCAGTGTGTTTCAGAACATCATGGACTCCCTGTTCCAGTCGTTCAGCAGCTCTGTGTCTGTGGCCAGCTTCCAGGAGCTCTCCGCCTGCGTCTTCAGCTGGATCGAGGAGTACTGCAAGCCGCAG ACTCTACGTGAGTTTGTGGTGGGCGTTCTGCGGCAGCTGAACAGCCAGCTATATTAA